The following coding sequences lie in one Nitrospirota bacterium genomic window:
- a CDS encoding DNA-binding protein: MKKLNTLITIMSVSILIFSAESFAQMGMKWKGSGGWGMGSAYGKMYNPQTVETLSGEVVSVDKITPVKGMYYGVHLTVKTDKETISVHLGPGWFMENQDMRIEPKDRIDVKGSRITFQEKPAIIAAEVTKGDETLKLRDENGFPVWSGWRRR; encoded by the coding sequence TTGAAAAAGCTTAACACCTTGATAACAATAATGTCTGTTTCAATCCTCATTTTTTCCGCTGAGTCGTTCGCGCAGATGGGAATGAAATGGAAAGGAAGCGGAGGCTGGGGGATGGGTTCCGCTTACGGCAAGATGTACAATCCCCAAACCGTTGAGACCTTAAGCGGCGAGGTGGTCAGCGTTGATAAGATCACCCCGGTTAAAGGGATGTATTACGGAGTGCACCTGACAGTTAAAACCGACAAGGAGACGATCTCTGTCCACCTTGGTCCCGGATGGTTCATGGAGAACCAGGACATGAGGATTGAGCCTAAAGACAGGATCGATGTCAAAGGATCGAGGATTACCTTTCAGGAAAAGCCGGCTATTATTGCCGCTGAAGTGACTAAAGGCGATGAAACACTGAAACTCAGAGATGAAAACGGCTTCCCCGTATGGAGCGGCTGGAGAAGAAGATAA